AAGCGTCGGCAAGCGCCATCGCCGAGGCAGAAGCGCGGGCGGCGGCAGCGGCGAGCGCGGCGGCGGAGGCTTATGCACAGGCCCAGGTAGCGGTCCAGGCAGCGGCGTATGCGGCGGCAAGCGCCGATACATCGGTGTCGGTTATGTCCGACATCCACTCGTCGACCCGCACCTTGATCGACAAGGACTGCCTCGCTGACATGTGCCGCGAGTATACCCCTCCCACGACTCCGACTACGCCGACAACCCCGACACAGCCCACTGGTTGTCCGGAACCTCAGTCGATGACCTGGGAGTTCGGGGAGTTTCAGGGTGGGATGTTCCTCACCTCGACCAAATCCTTGCCTTACGAGATCTCATCCACTCTCGATGAGCTTAACATCGTAGGAGCATTCCAGGAGTCGAGCGAGCTTCCCGATGGGGTCAGCTTCTCGCTCAACCTCGACAACAGGAGTGGAACCCTGCGCGGATCGTTCCCAGGGAATCCGGCGACATACCGCATCTTCTACCGCATGATCGACGCCAATAAGTGCGCTGCTGCTACTCTGATCGTAGTGATCAGCGTCGGCGGTGGAGGACAAACTACTACCCCGACCACCCCGACGACACCAGAGTTATCAGTGGTAGTCACGAACGTCGCGGTGGAACAGCTGTGCGGTGACAACTACTCGCACGCGGTCACCGTCTACTACGAGACGCACGGCGGGACTCCCCCGGTATCGATCCAGGGGATCCAGTGGACGCTGCCAGATGGTTCCTCTCGGGTAACCACTGGAATCTCGATGACGAGCGGTTGGGTGCGTATGCCGGTCGAATACCCAAGCGGCGGCCAGGTGAGCGTGAAGGTGATAGCGCGTGACGGAGCCGGGCACACCGCGTCCGACACCGGTGGCGCCTATCTCCAGCCGTGTGAAGCGGTAGGAACCCCGCCGGTGGAGCAGCCCTGCGTGCACGTGAGCGCGGTCCTCTCCGGTGGGATCCCCACCACGACGGCGTACATGAGGCCGCAAGTGACGGAGATCCCGGTCGAGATGGTGGTGAACGGAAAGCTCAAGTACATCACCCCCTACGACCTGTGTGGAGAGCCTGGGACCCGATTCTTCATCCAGGCGCCGCGCGACTTCTGGACGCAGCAGGAGGCCCACCTCTATTTCGTCGGCTGGGAGCGCTACGATCAGGAGCAACAGAAGTGGGTGCCTCTGTCGGACAACCCGAAGATCACCCAAAACCCGAACATCGCTGTCAACTTGAAGAACGGCGGTTCGCTCCGCGCCGTGTACCAGCAGCGCGGACAGGGCTGATCGACCAAGCAAATCCGAACGGGGGACGGCGCTGTTGCTGTCCCCCGTTATCTTTCTCCAACGATCGATCGTTGGTCAGTACGCGCGGGCGAAGTAGGCGTAGCCCTGGGCCGGCCTCCCGCACACAGCGCAGCGGAGCCCGCTGGGATTCCACTCCTCGTTCAGCTCGAGCGGGAAACAACGCGATGTTGCCTTTGTTTCCTCTTTGATCCTTGCCTCACACTCGGCCGAGCCGCAGTGGGGGACGAGGGCCCAGCCGCTTTTTACGATCTCCTTGAGCTCGTCGTAGTCCTTCGCCTCGTGCAGATTGGCATCCCGGAACTCCCGTGCCTGGGTGAGAAGGCTCATCTGGACCTCGTCGAGGAGTCGCGCCACCACTGCAGCGAGGCCTTCCTGCCCGACCGACGTCTTGCCGTCCCTGCCCGGCACGTCGCGGCGGGCGATGACGACCGTCCCCCCTGCGACGTCGCGCGGCCCGATCTCCATTCGGAGCGGGACCCCGCGCATCTCCCAATCGTTGAACTTGAACCCGGGGGTGATCCCGACACGGTCGTCGACATGCACCCGGATCCCGGCGGCAACGAGCTCGTTCCTGATCCGGGACACCGCCTCCAAGACAGCGCTTTTCTCCTCTTCCTGCTTCCAGATCGGAACGATCACCACCTGGATTGGGGCGAGGCGGGGAGGGAGGCGCAATCCCTTGTCGTCCCCGTGGGCCATTATGATCCCCCCGATCATCCGGGTGGAGACCCCCCATGAGGTCGTCCATGCGTACCTGAGCTCGTTCGATTCGTCGAGGAACTTGATGTCGAACGCCTGGGAAAAGTTCTGGCCGAGGAAGTGGGATGTGCCGGACTGCAGTGCCCATTTGTTGCGCATCATCGCCTCGATCGTGTACGACGCCTCCGCACCGGCGAACTTCTCCTGATCGCTCTTCTGCCCTTTGATCACCGGGATTGCCGCCTCGTTCTCCGCAAAGTCAGCGTAGATCTCGAGCATTCGCATCGTCTCGGCCCGCGCCTCTTCTGCGGTGGCGTGAGCGGTGTGCCCTTCCTGCCACAGGAACTCGAGGGTGCGCAAGAACAGACGGGGCCGCAGCTCCCAGCGGACGACGTTCGCCCACTGGTTGATGAGGAGCGGAAGGTCACGGTAGGAACTGATCCACTGGGAGAAGGCGTGTCCGATCACCGTCTCCGAGGTGGGGCGGACGACGAGCGGCTCCTCCAGCTCCTTTCCCCCGCCGTGGGTTACAACGGCGAGCTCAGGGGCGAACCCCTCCACGTGCTCCGCCTCGCGCTTTATGAAGCTCAT
The genomic region above belongs to Candidatus Bipolaricaulota bacterium and contains:
- a CDS encoding proline--tRNA ligase, with amino-acid sequence MGAQGVTPQSEDFSRWYTDVVRMADLADYAPVRGCMIIKPYGYELWENIRAGLDRRFKATGHKNAYFPLLIPMSFIKREAEHVEGFAPELAVVTHGGGKELEEPLVVRPTSETVIGHAFSQWISSYRDLPLLINQWANVVRWELRPRLFLRTLEFLWQEGHTAHATAEEARAETMRMLEIYADFAENEAAIPVIKGQKSDQEKFAGAEASYTIEAMMRNKWALQSGTSHFLGQNFSQAFDIKFLDESNELRYAWTTSWGVSTRMIGGIIMAHGDDKGLRLPPRLAPIQVVIVPIWKQEEEKSAVLEAVSRIRNELVAAGIRVHVDDRVGITPGFKFNDWEMRGVPLRMEIGPRDVAGGTVVIARRDVPGRDGKTSVGQEGLAAVVARLLDEVQMSLLTQAREFRDANLHEAKDYDELKEIVKSGWALVPHCGSAECEARIKEETKATSRCFPLELNEEWNPSGLRCAVCGRPAQGYAYFARAY